The Bombus fervidus isolate BK054 chromosome 6, iyBomFerv1, whole genome shotgun sequence genome contains a region encoding:
- the Hrg gene encoding poly(A) polymerase hiiragi, which produces MRVKMWSSQGNNSNSNASSKEEKNLRTLGMTSAISVAEPKPSDFTRTNELKEALKPYNVFESEAELNHRMEILSKLNTLVKQWIRDTSIARNMPSSVADQVGGKIYTFGSYRLGVHHKGADIDALCVVPRHIYRSDYFASFFELLKMQEEVTDLRAVEEAFVPVIKMNFDGIEIDMLFAKLALKEIPDSMDLKDDMLLKNLDQKCVRSLNGCRVTDEILRLVPNIENFRLALRAIKLWAKRHGIYSNVLGYLGGVSWAMLVARTCQLYPNAVAATLIEKFFLVFSQWKWPQPVLLKQPDNVNLGYPVWDPRVNISDRYHLMPIITPAYPQQNSTFNVSVSTRTIMQEAFENGLSITEEIIMGKATWDKLFEPPNFFGKYKHYIVLLARSLTAEDQLEWCGLVESKIRHLIGTLERNPHITLAHVNPEAFPPLKPEPEGHCSMWFIGLLFAKSENLNIDLTYDIKSFVDSILRQAEQLNLLKDGMWIEAKHVKRKDLHTYVSPSLLKRERKISGNVHKNGNIAGNGNTGGVSPRNQGDLTNRKRLSDQSTDAYGKKRRVTDNEQAVAHGEDGSLVVQSCGEDSNSGFSLDEYKQTLTATKDEGPTGASTVAQEGYVCT; this is translated from the exons ATGCGTGTCAAGATGTGGTCATCACAAGGTAATAACTCAAATTCAAATGCATCAtccaaagaagaaaagaacctACGTACATTGGGTATGACATCTGCTATTAGTGTAGCAGAACCAAAACCTAGTGATTTTACTAGGACCAATGAATTAAAGGAGGCATTAAAGCCATATAATGTATTTGAGTCTGAGGCAGAGTTAAATCACAGGATGGAAATTTTAAG TAAATTAAATACACTGGTGAAACAATGGATACGGGACACAAGTATTGCCAGAAATATGCCATCCAGCGTAGCTGATCAAGTTGGCggtaaaatatatactttcgGTTCATATAGGTTAGGGGTACATCACAAAGGTGCTGATATAGATGCTCTATGTGTTGTACCACGGCACATCTATAGGTCGGATTATTTTGCATCGTTTTTTGAATTACTGAAAATGCAAGAAGAAGTTACAGATTTAAGG GCAGTAGAAGAAGCATTTGTACcagtaataaaaatgaattttgatGGTATTGAAATTGATATGCTGTTTGCCAAACTGGCACTAAAAGAAATACCTGATTCAATG GATCTTAAGGATGACATGCTTCTCAAAAATCTTGATCAAAAATGTGTAAGAAGCCTTAATGGTTGCAGAGTAACAGATGAAATACTACGTTTAGTACccaatatagaaaattttaggCTGGCACTTAGAGCCATTAAGTTGTGGGCAAAAC gACATGGGATATATAGTAATGTATTAGGCTATCTAGGTGGTGTGTCTTGGGCAATGTTGGTTGCAAGAACATGCCAACTTTATCCTAATGCTGTTGCAGCAACATTAATAGAGAAATTTTTCCTTGTATTTTCACAATGGAAGTGGCCACAACCAGTCCTTTTAAAGCAACCTGACAATGTTAATTTAGGCTATCCAGTTTGGGATCCCAGA GTGAATATATCAGATAGATATCACTTAATGCCAATAATCACACCGGCGTATCCTCAACAAAATTCAACTTTCAACGTATCAGTATCAACAAGAACAATTATGCAAGAGGCATTCGAAAACGGACTTTCGATAACAGAAGAAATTATCATGGGGAAAGCAACGTGGGACAAATTATTTGAACCTCCAAATTTCTTTGGcaaatataaacattatattGTACTATTGGCGAGAAGTTTGACTGCCGAAGATCAGCTTGAATGGTGTGGACTTGTCGAGTCTAAAATACGACATTTGAtag GTACCCTGGAAAGAAATCCACACATTACATTGGCACACGTGAATCCAGAGGCATTTCCACCGCTAAAACCAGAACCGGAGGGACACTGCTCCATGTGGTTTATCGGCTTGTTATTTGCTAAAAGCGAAAATTTAAACATTGATCTAACGTACGATATAAAATCGTTTGTGGACTCAA TTCTGAGGCAAGCGGAGCAGTTGAACTTATTAAAAGATGGTATGTGGATTGAAGCAAAACACGTGAAGAGGAAGGATCTTCACACTTATGTATCTCCTAGTTTGCtcaaacgagaaagaaaa ATTTCTGGCAATGTACATAAAAACGGAAATATTGCTGGGAACGGTAACACTGGTGGCGTTTCTCCACGAAACCAAGGGGATTTGACGAACAGGAAGAGACTATCCGACCAAAGCACAGACGCATACGGAAAAAAGCGAAGGGTCACCGATAATGAGCAAGCAGTAGCCCAT ggAGAAGACGGGTCGCTAGTTGTTCAGTCTTGTGGGGAAGACAGTAATTCCGGATTCAGCTTGGATGAATACAAACAAACGTTGACAGCTACTAAGGAT gAAGGGCCTACTGGTGCATCTACAGTAGCACAGGAAGGATACGTTTGCACTTGA